From the genome of Diachasmimorpha longicaudata isolate KC_UGA_2023 chromosome 19, iyDiaLong2, whole genome shotgun sequence:
GTATTTGGGGTGAAAGAGAAGTGTGGACCTAAAGCAAAGGGGCCAACattctcaaaatttcaatttagagTGGCAGCCCATCCAGCTATAGCTGTGTTGTCTACTTTCAAGTAACAATAACCCGGTGCAGTTTCCGACATTCGGCGGTGCAATCCGTGGAAATACATCATGTTACTCAAAGCGGCACCAGTGGTGCTGTTTGACCATAGGGTTGCATTAACCTCTGATATGGCGCAGCCATACGGTTCCAACCTGTCTTAATACTTCTAGGAAGCCTATCATTCCTGGGATTGTCTTGGGTTCGACTAGAGCGGTTTGATGCTTCATACTCTCCCGATTAGTTACGTACGTGTGAACCATGTGTGCGATTTGGGCAGAATATTGTATTTGGTTCCTCACCGTGCCCACTTCATTATCAaacacaatcatgtcagtacTTAGTGCGGCCTCAGGATGAGCGCGCTTTGCAGGTACATACCCTAATAAATTATGGGTCGGCACAGATCGTGGAGGTGTGTATCCGTCCGGCAATGGTGTCCAATTTGGGTTGTACGCCTTAGAGTTCTCAACCCGACGCCTTGTAACATACGGGCTAACGAAGCACTCGTATACATTATGGTTGTCAGCGTTTACAGGTCCAAAGGTTCCGGCGGTTTGATTTTCACCCTCACCCGAGGATGGTACAGCGCAGTTTGGTATAGTTAAAGCTACTATATCTCCAGCCAACGTCGATGTTGATGGGAGCATGGATAAATATTCCGTGATTGGTCCCGGTAATTCCATGTTTTGCAGAAGTTCATTTGCTTCGTCTGAGTCAAATattcttccatttttatttacctGGTACTTCAGGTTTATGAGATAGACGTTCAATGCTGAGGTGCAGTGATGTAAAAACACGCAATAAGGAATAGTTCTCGATACCTTCCCATCTTCAGCATGTAACTCATCATAAGTAGCCCGTACAATTACTGGGAATGACGAGCAGTCTATGTTAAATCCGTAATTCTGGGCCACAGGTGTTGTACCTTTGAGCGGACCAGCACAATAAAGAGGTTCTCTTGTCTCTGGTGACTCAACCTTCGCCTTGATTTCGGTGGGAGGTGCAGTCTTGTCTCTCGACTTGAACTCTTTCATCCTCCTTGTTTCGTTGTTTGCGGCCGTCATCATCTTCTTTCTTCTTAGTCAGGGCCTCGAATCTCTCCCGAGATTCCTCCGACTGTTCTGCTCATGGCAGTTGACTATCTTTCGCATCGTTATAGCGAAACATGCGCCCCTCCCTTTGACGTGTTTTATTGGTGTTTCTTGAGGAGCGTGATTTTTGGGTGGTCGGGCGTCGGAAAATTGGAATTGGTGTCGTGAGGGTGCGACAGAGGCACAAAAACACTAATATATAAAAACTTCGCGTTTAATTGTCACCTGTTGTTAAAACAATACAAAATGTACAAAGTCTGTTGAGATTCATCTGTGTgagggagtgagagagagagggggaaagatatttcgcTCATTAGCAATTTCATGACAGTTTCTTCAGCGGGGGGGAGGTTTATTAGAATAGAAGAATAATTTAATCAGATCacaaatttaaacaataatgctcgattattaaataaactgaATCATTTATGTGATTGCCTGATCAGacatttaatgtttaaaattgaattccgcacagaaaaatctttttgacaaaatgttgtaaacccatttgtttacaagatatttGTCATAATGCATTTTTAACTAGAAAAATGACGAAAACCACAGGCATCCCCCTGGGCATTCCGGCGATAATTGTTTGAATGTTAATTTTCTCATAATGCAACAGGCTtacaatattttgtcaaaagatattttttattgtaaagtTAATTTACAACTAAAAAGATCTTTTGACAAGAGAACTTGGTAATCGAGTATTTGTCCTCACTCTTGATCAATAATATGAAACCGCTTATGGTTATTTTCTCAGAATACAACAGTTTCACATCATTGTTCAGTGGAAACCACGAGAAGGTGGTGACATATGTTCCACCGGGAGAGGAAGGATATGGAAATAAGAGGGGTCGGAtggtattttgaaataaaatcagaaCAACAAacaaagaaatatatttttacactCATACATACATATACTGACTGAAATATGGTAAGATTAGAATGAGGTAAATTCAACGGGAAAGCTTTGTTTAAAATGTGAATAGCTCCAGGTCTATTGGGTGGAATTGACTAAATCTTCTCCAAATCTGTAGCTGTAATATAGAATTCGGAAAAACAGAATAGTTAGTTCATTTCATTCACTAGAGTAAAATCGTTAACAATTAAAACATAGTTTCGCATTCCATTTGACCCTGTTCTCTTCTTTTGATCAAAAAAAAGACACGAATAATTCgcggatggaaaaaaatcaaccttCAACAGACAATTTTCCATGCATTTCTGGATGAAAAATTACCCTGTGAGCGCTACCAAGCCCAGTTCTTGCCGAACGATCTATGTTCATAGTAAACTATGCAAGCAATCTACTCCCGAtgacaaaataatttcagtttCAGGAATTTTGTTTCGTACCCTGTCCCAACTGTCTTTTTCCTTTCGTTTTATCTCGAAGTTCTTGTGATAGccatttcaaattaaaaacaaagatGCATCTACCCAAAAATTTGATGCAAAATGACCGATGATACTCGCAAACTGTTCCTGAAACATCTGAAAACCATTGAGAATACTCGCGTTTGAGCCACCGTTCAAAACAATTACGGAAAGTACTTTGaagttttttattatgaagatTTGGCTTGATCGTAGCTTCGAAACTTTTGAAACCGGCAGAAACTACATTATTGAAATCATTGGTCGGCACGATTAGTTTCCCAAAATGATTCCCTTCTGGACACGAATAAGCTCTCTAGAATATTACAGTTTCATTCGCGATCTCGAGGTGCGTATTGGACTTCGACATGCAAGATTGGCAGTTCTcacaatggaattttttcaaacacgACTGTACAATAAAACCAGCAACGTAACGAATGGAGAACTCTTTGAGGAAAGCGCGATCACCCGCAGTTTGGAAATCGTCAATAGTTAATGCGACCGGCTCGAATTCTGGATCTCCGTCGTTATTGCCTGCATAAAGAGTAGCGTCGTCGCACTTGTATATTGGGCAATGCGTTATTCAACGGACTAGACTTTGCTGTATCACTGGCCAATAAACAAGTGGTTCTATCATTTTGACAATTTGCCCCTCTTGGAGGTGAAATTCCAGCATCTAGGAACATAGATCGCTGCGCACAAAATCGAATCTATCTCACGGATGGATTGACATTATTACCCCATTGAGATCGCCAAAAACCGAATTGATTTTCTAGGCGATCTTGATTGAGATTTCCAATCAGAAGGTATGGAACCCCCTCTGCTCGAAGATCTTACCATAAAGCTAGAATACTTTTGATCGTTAACTGACAATTGTTGAAGGTGGGTGGATTTTGCCCACCTTTAACATTCAAATTCGCGAGCCACAGTAAAGCCTTGTTCAATGTGTCCTCTACACGCGTATCTTGAATCGATAAACCTCACTGAAATGGATTCGAATCCGAATTTGCGCATACATTGAGGCAATCAAAGAgtctgttgattttttccagaaattccGCGGCTGGGATACACGATTTGTGCTTTAAATCACCTCTCACGTGGACCGTACGTAGAGCTTGCGCAACCGAATGAGTAAAATCTTGAGCCGCCATCGAAacattcatttttgaaaaacacgTAATCTTAACGTGTCTAGCGGTCAGTTTAGGCGCTACCCGGacaacaatcgatttttcgactTCGCGAATCTCTCTGATTACCCCCCAAGAAATAGTTTGCGTTATAAAGTCACTCTTTCCGTCAGAAACAATACTTTCCCATTAGAAGTCATTCTTTCGTGGTCAGAAAGCATCCCTTCCTTCTCGGAAAGGCTGGTTTCTTCCATCGAAGGATGAGTTTGGATTTCTTACAGCAAATAATCGTACGCAAAGAGATTATTGCGCAATCCTTTGAGGAGACGAAGCGGATCGAAGCCAAAATAGATTTTGTGACCTTCAAACAAGTAATTTTGTGCATCCCCTTGGACGAATCGTCAGAAATTTTGGTAGCTTGCGTCAGATCGTCTGCCGAGCTAGCAAGAACACTGGCCTTATTTTTTCGGGGGAGTTTTGTCACCAAAGCGTTACTGGCCGAAATATTGGTTTGCGCTTGATCACAAACAATAAACTTGACTTGAAGCCCACAATCATCGATATGATGTACAGCATCATCTATCATGTAGGTTAATACCTTACTTCGAATCGAGCCATTCACAATAAAATACGCAATGGGTTGTTTCCAAGACGATCGTAACCCCCGAATGATGAACACTACCGCGTGATTAACAATTTCATTCGATCTATCGTACTCGCCTTAATCTTCAAAACCCGTCACGCAATCCAAACGCGAGTCATACTCTAGTAATTCGCGAAGTGACATCTCATCGAACATGAGTGTACTATCTTTCTCATAGTCTATCACTTGCTCCACTTTCTCTCTCAATTTAGCGAAAACTACAGGGTTGAAACCAGGAGAAATAACCGTTTCATTCCGCCCATGGTCGTAGTAAAGTCTCGCAAGGTAACTCAATTCCTCGTTTTGTCCATGAATACCGGTAAACTCGAGGTCCTCTGGAATGAATTTGTAACACAAAATCTTGTTCTTCCTTCTTCCACGACCGTTTTCGAGAACGACGATGTTGCATTTTTACAATGGAAAGACTTCCACTGCTTAAATGCTGCGCTGCACCAGAAATGATCCGTGTACTGATAATTTCTTCGGTTTCAATCTAGCCTTCCTCAAACGTGAAATTTTCCGACTCAAAACTCTAATTTTTGCGCGTTGCTCCATCAGTTTTAGCCGTTGTTCGTCAATAAGTACGCGTTGTACACCCATTTGTACCGACATTGCATTCAATTTCCGTTTCGAAATTGCTTGAACCGTGTAGTTCGCAACTTCAGGATGAGCATTGTGGGCCTCTCTTCTGAAACCAGAATTTTCATCCTGATTACGCTCTCTGAGAGGAACGTTGGATAGAGCTGGGATTGTGTTTTTTACTCTGTTAATTGGCGGAATAGGTGTTGTGCCGTTTTTTAGACGTCTCTTACCAGACACCCCTACAGTGATGTAGTCCGAGTCCTGGAAATGATCCGAACAAATGCGACGGTCACGTAATTGGGTCAGAGATACACCGCGAAGTTGCTCATTTCCCATCTGGCCGATCCACGCGTCCGAACTGAGAAAATGATTCCACCTACATCAATAATATCCTACATCAATATCCTATAAGAATCTGGAGCTTAAAACCCATATTTTCCCAAAAGCCAGATGAAAAAAGTTTTCgcaatgttaaaaaattaatttataatttttcgattggttttttattttaaaaaagccTCCATGAAACCCTCCACGAAATCCAGTACGAAACCTTCCGCAAAACGCTCCACGAAATGCACCACGAAACCCACCACGAAATCCACTACAAAAGCCTCCATGAAACCCGCCACGAAATCCACCACGAAATTCTCCGCGAAATCCACTACGAAATCAATCACGACATCTACCACGAAATCATACACGAAACCCACCATGAAATTCATCGCGAAACCCACCGCGAAATAAACCACGAAATCTACCACGAAATCCACGACGAAGCCTACCACGAAATTTACCACGAAATCCACCAGGAAACCTTCTCGAATTATTCCAACAAATTATCACCCCATGGGCGATTTTTCTTAAAGAATGGTGATTCAAACGGTTTTCATTACTTACTTCACTCGATGGAACATCACATCCGTGTCACTTGAAGAATTATTACACCCACTGTCCACACGCCTATTAAATGACGGCAATGTCAAACCTTGACTAATACGTATTACTTGTTCACCCACTAAAACGGTTCGCCATTGGTAACAAAACGATAGCGATAAAGTAAAGAGCTCGTAATAATTCGTCGTATCCTCATCAATGTCAATCTACAACTGAAATCGATCGAGCGAATTTTTCTTGCCTTTAAAATCCTCTCCCAGTATTGTTCTCCTGTTTTTAAAAAGCACGAGAATTTGGAGAAACCTACGGACTCGAAACAAAACACGGGCGCGAATGGAAGtaaaaaactcgttgcactccgggagtgcaggcagaagtgaaaacttgaacttatggcgcgttgggcacttttttgggtgagcatttttaggtgcgctcgcggcatgagaaattgtacataaaaaatcaagtttatcaaagcaatgtgggcactttttgaatggacatgaagtataataatatagaaactatattcgtaggaagtggttttatttaaatgagtagatattagtaaatagtaaatacaaaatttatcaattctcatccataatttcaacaactcttTCATCATCATTACcagcattttcatcaaattctaaaactgaaacaatagATCTATGGCATctaaagtgtgaaatgaacaattttgattcaaatctatttatatttcttgtgaatactgcatcactagtagttttgtatttttttgtgctaaaattgcgatcattggacatcgttaaatcaaattcttcatataaaaccgcatccattttcaagacaaatctataatcaaaaataaaaatgtagatttttttaaaggtataatcgtagcatatatattttttcccaccATCCGAATTCCCGATagtaattccccaaaatttcgagattttctgcaattctgtagaaatttatcaacttcaaactttaaatgtaGCGCCTATTTAAACGCTAGCGCCAAACTTGTATTCttttaatgtaactgttgctaaaacaggaagttgtttccctagcggaagaaagaaacagctcatatatacctatgcgtatactaatagcagtgatgccagacgggggcaaaaatcccacgcgtgAGGGTTTCATGCGCTACTCCCTCGCGCAACTACTGCTGCGGAGTGGGGCAGTGGGAGACGTGTGGTTCCCGCCtctggcatcactgtaaaatctcatctgtcgcgagttcatgagaaaatgctcacccacaaaagtgcccaacgcgccataagaagttttcacttcaaaaaatagaaatttcctTGCAGAGAGGAAATTGAGAGCAATTTATCGgccagaaaaaatttttaacggACATATTGCCCCAAGGCACCTTCTGCGAGtgtaaataatagaaaaaaaaactagctTTCCTTCGCTCTTTGCAAAAGGAAAGggcaaaaacaaaatgaaaccaaaaaaattaaaattggagGTCCAGAATCCACGCTACTCTTGAGCGTACGTTCCCAATAAAGAGAAAACTGTcggacaaaataaaaaaaaacgaaagaacTATCCTAGCGGAATGTGTTTTCCGTGGTTCCGTAACGGGTGTCTCGTCTGGTCGGAGTTAGGGCCGTCGCAGGTTAGCGCGGAGGATAGCGGGATCCACAGGCTTTGGATGCCTTCGGCGGGTCTTCCTGGTGATCTCTCGCCAGTGCTAACCTGCCCATTAATAGCTCGGTGATGGCGGCTACCGTCTCCACTGGGAGGGCGATGCCACTGTAGGTGGAAGGGGTGGTGCTGGCTCGAGGAGGGTTCGCTGAAAGTCCCTCCTAGCCTCGCTAGATGAACCTCCGTAGTAGGGGTGGATTTGAGGACAGTCCCTGGGAGGATTCCAGTACTGTCCCTGGACTGCGTGCGTTGTCCTCCTGATTGGGGAATCTGGTGGGTACCTGTCCACTACCGGAGTTTGGTCCCAATAAGGGGCATATCGTGTAGCCCCTAGGTTATCCGAATGCTACGAATCCAGGTGGACCCTTCTGGGGGATGGGCATCGGTCCAGGTGACGTTGGACCGAGCGATCAACATCTCTGGTCGTGGCCATGGGACGTCGAGTCGAAGGTGGAGACTCCCTGGAGGTCGTCGCTGGGTACGGGGCGTTCCGCGACTCTGAGGATCCTGGTGTTTTCTGAAGGGACCGACTGGCCGTTGCTCTAGTGAGCTCGGTCTGGTGAGTCGGACATGGTCGATCTTTTGTGACTCGGAATGGACACTTCCCACAGAACCATTCCCCTGTGGGATTGGGGCACTCAGCTGGTCGATGGCCATGTCGACGACAGTCGAAGCACCAAATCCTCTTTCTCTTAGGGCCGTTTGTATGACCTCCTTGGCTCTGGCCTGTCGTCGAAGTGGCTGGGGATGGCTTCCTGACCGACCTAGAGGCGGAGTGGCGATCGCGGGCGGTCTCGGGGTGAGATGCCCGGGAGGCGGTCGGATTCCGATCCGTACTTACCATCCCTGGAATCTTGGGTGCAAGTAACCCGGAGGTGGAGGTGCTAGGACCATCATCTTCTCTCGCTGGAGCCCCTAGTGGAGGCAAAGCCTGGAGTTGTGTGTCCCCAGGTCCATAATGTGGTGGCCTCGGAGGAGTAGCCTCTCCCAAATCTGGTTGGGCGTCACGAGGAGTGTCCGGCTCTATCCTCATGCTCACCCCTGACAGGGAGGTTTGTTCGTCATCCTGCCAGTCTACCTGGAGGAAACAGAGGACAAGTGTGagcaggaggaggaggagccgAACGCTCTCAAAACCAACCCAGGGTATTCGCTGAACGAAGGAATAGACCACAGCTCTACGCACGACACAACACTCACCAGCCCAGGCGACAGGGAAATACCTACCGGGGAGGCTGGCAGATTTTTGAGGGAACGGCCGGTGCAGGAGCCCATGGAAGGTCTGTCTTGGAGGCAGGGGGCCCACGACAGGATGGGCAAGGTCGTGTGGCAGTACGAGCAAAAAGTAAGGAAGAGCAGAGAGAGGAACATCATTGTCAGAGGACTAGGGACTACTGAGGGCTCGGAGGGGCTGGGTTTTGCGGCCCTTGTGAAATCCGCCTGTAAAACAGAGATCGCACTGAAATCGGAGAGAATTCTGGCCTCAGGTGAACTTCTTCTAGAGTTCAAGAGTCGCGAGAGGAAAAAGACCTTCATCATGACGCGGAAGGTTCATGAGAACCTGGAGAAGGTGGGTGTATCGATCAGGGACGATCTCACTCTGAGGCAGGAGGAGGTGAACGGGTACCTGGAGAAATTGGTCGTACGGGCCAGGGACATGGGGAAGAGAGCCTTCGTCAACCACTTCGACCAGACGCTGTCGGTGAATGGTACCGAGCTGCAATGGAGGGAGGATACTGGTGAACTCGGCAGGGATAGAGCGCCGAGAAGGAGGACAGAAGGTTCAGTATCGGGAGCGGGTAGTAACAATAGTGAGGACAGACTGGATGAAACAGACCCAAGTAATGTTAGCAATAATGAGGGAAGGGGCGGGAAACTAGATAGGGGGGAAGGGTGTAGCGGAGTTTAGTTTATGCACtacataaataataaacagtcgattataaaaatataattcgtagtttattaatttagtataatatatatataatgtgTCGCGTGCCGAATGCAATACATTACTGTCCTCTTGGACATTGGAATTTGATGTCTTAGGCAACTGATTTGCCGGGAGTCGTGGGGATAATCCGGTGAGGAATTCGCCCATCGGGAGACAATAACACCAGGAGTGAGACAGCGGATATCATCTCATTCCGATGGTGTTAGAAGGTAGCTAGCGCTACAAGGGGACAGCAGGGGACTCATCCGGGCTACTTGTTGGAATGTGCAGGGGCTAAAAGGGGGGAAAATGAGAAGGATTTGGAAAGATATTGCCAAATATGATGTGATAATACTGTTGGAAACGCATGTAGTGCAAGAAAAACAAGAAGGGCTGATGAAAAATCTCGAAAGTGttccaaataattttaagTGAGTACATCAGGAAGCTGTCAAAAGACATAAAAAGGGGAGGGGAATGGGAGGGATTCTAGTGGGTACCAGAAGGAGCTTAGGGGAGGAAATAATAGTCAATAAGTGGCTCAATGGAGCAGTGATATCAAGGTTAAagcttgggggggggggtagaaAGTGTCGAATTATTACTTGATATAATAATGTTGGTATTGGTAAAATTCTAGAAGAAATTAGGAGTAAGATTGAGGAGGGAAGGGAAAAATCGGAAGCAATTGTGATAATGGGGGACTTTAATGTTAAAATTGGAGAGCTGGAAGCGGGAGATGGGGAAGACATGGTTGTAAGAAGATCCAGGGACACTAAGGTGAACCGAGATGGAAGTAAGCTGGTAGAGTTCTGCGATGAAGAGGGGCTCGTGGTGACCAATGGAGCCATTAAGGGGCACTGGGAGCGAGCAATTACATTCGTGGGGAATCAATATGAGTCGGTGGAATCGGTACTTGACTTAGTGTTACATGAAGGGGACCCAAATGTGCTGGATGAGGTCAACATATGGCCCGCAACTGACTCTGACCATCTCGGGGTGACAGTGACTTTACTTGGACCAGGGGTTCCAAAGGCCGGAATAGATGGCGACGCAGGGGGCGAGCTTCAAGGGGCAGAGGGGCCCGCGGCGGGAGGAATCAAGCTAGTCTGGACTCCGGGAGAAAAAGAGGcttatcaacggttcttgacgGGAAAGAAGTATTAGCGGGGGTGGGGGGAATGCAGACTCACGTTGGGACCGCTTGAAGGCAGTCGTCCTGGAGGCAGCGGGGGAAACTGGTATGACTAGGAGCTTAAAACGAAGGAAAAAGAGAGATGAATTCGCTTGGTTGGGGGAGGAATATAAGTTGCAGAGGGCCAGGGTTAATAAAGCGCTCAGGAAATATTTAAGGAGGTACGGAGAAGCGGAAAGAACTTGCTTCAGGGAGGAAAGAGGAAAGCTGAAAAAGATGGCTAAGGCTAGGCTGAAAGAAATAGcggaagagaagaaaaaccGGGTTAAAGCGAGTAAAAATTTGGGAGAGCTATGGGAAGCTTTGGGTGCATGTAGGGCAAGAGCGGGGCGAAAGGGGGAGAATATTACGAA
Proteins encoded in this window:
- the LOC135171220 gene encoding uncharacterized protein LOC135171220, which produces MGGILVGTRRSLGEEIIVNKWLNGAVISRLKLGGGEEIRSKIEEGREKSEAIVIMGDFNVKIGELEAGDGEDMVVRRSRDTKVNRDGSKLVEFCDEEGLVVTNGAIKGHWERAITFVGNQYESVESVLDLVLHEGDPNVLDEVNIWPATDSDHLGVTVTLLGPGVPKAGIDGDAGGELQGAEGPAAGGIKLAVVLEAAGETGMTRSLKRRKKRDEFAWLGEEYKLQRARVNKALRKYLRRYGEAERTCFREERGKLKKMAKARLKEIAEEKKNRVKASKNLGELWEALGACRARAGRKGENITKEKWAGQISMVQGGSGGGRDEDRDGTLNALKNKKAAEEDGITEEYLKHLPENWRKELWEVIQECWKSSRLREGWTVARIFPIYKGEGMKMTRATTGGVSLLDLGYKLFASIMANRLSAYLEREGKLNESQGGFREKRGTREQIFILNTMIGNWIKHKGGKLYTAFIGLKAAFDTVDRALLLEKLWRGGIRARFYDMVKTIYRTSENEVITGAGLTQRFPTESGVSQGCPLSPILFNLFIDDIDAEWVKRGLGARW